The Streptococcus sp. 29896 genome includes a region encoding these proteins:
- a CDS encoding Gfo/Idh/MocA family protein: MGQEVNFRWATLGTGIIANELVQALQAMGGNLYSVANRTYDKGVEFAQKYGIEKVYEEIDQVFEDPEVDIIYISTPHNTHINYLRKALKAGKHVLCEKSITLNSEELAEAIQLAEENQVILAEAMTIFHMPIYRKLHEVVASGKLGVLKMIQMNFGSYKEYDMTNRFFNKSLAGGALLDIGVYALSFVRWFMTEKPSQVLSQVKLAPTGVDEQVGILLSNDAGEMATIALTLHAKQPKRGTIAYDKGYIELYEYPRGQKAVITYTENGSQEVIEAGETAKALSYEVADMEKAVAGIENTMHLAYTQDVMEIMTQLRKEWGLVYPEEE, from the coding sequence ACTCTGTAGCTAACCGTACCTATGACAAGGGTGTGGAATTTGCGCAAAAATATGGCATCGAGAAAGTTTATGAAGAAATCGATCAAGTATTTGAGGATCCTGAGGTAGATATTATCTATATTTCTACGCCTCACAATACCCATATCAATTATTTGAGAAAGGCCTTGAAAGCGGGCAAACATGTCCTATGTGAAAAGTCTATTACGCTTAATTCAGAAGAATTAGCAGAAGCCATTCAACTGGCAGAGGAAAACCAGGTTATCCTGGCAGAAGCCATGACCATTTTCCATATGCCTATTTACCGTAAGCTGCATGAAGTAGTTGCCAGTGGCAAACTGGGTGTATTGAAGATGATCCAGATGAACTTTGGTAGCTACAAGGAATACGACATGACCAACCGCTTTTTCAATAAGAGCTTGGCAGGCGGTGCCCTCTTGGATATTGGGGTCTACGCCCTGTCCTTTGTCCGTTGGTTTATGACGGAAAAGCCTAGCCAGGTTTTGTCCCAGGTCAAATTAGCTCCGACAGGTGTGGACGAGCAGGTAGGGATTTTGCTCAGCAATGATGCAGGAGAAATGGCGACCATCGCCCTGACCCTCCATGCCAAACAGCCAAAACGGGGCACCATTGCCTACGACAAGGGCTACATCGAGCTTTACGAGTATCCTCGTGGTCAGAAAGCAGTCATTACCTATACTGAAAACGGTAGTCAAGAAGTAATCGAAGCGGGCGAGACAGCCAAGGCTCTTTCTTATGAAGTGGCGGATATGGAAAAAGCTGTCGCAGGCATCGAAAACACCATGCACCTAGCCTACACCCAAGATGTCATGGAGATCATGACCCAACTCCGAAAAGAATGGGGCTTGGTTTATCCAGAAGAAGAATAG